Proteins found in one Fibrobacter sp. UWT2 genomic segment:
- a CDS encoding GDSL-type esterase/lipase family protein, with protein MKMFNKIWQSAVIASMVVAPLTWSAVTIYMCGDSTMQDWNEGYYPKQGQGQDFHFWFDPTKAAVVNRGQGGMSLGGGGKAKDGSTAVGYYDMFFKKGCSAGNCIAEKLQAGDYVVIQFGINDVSYSTEDFFASNMKKMVSDVRAKGAYPIIMSPIRRLYYDSPTQIHNSYRGYPALNKSLAEELNVPFIDMSEMVANYMISVGEQYAAQFIFNYATKAEYSNLGSDQTDQVHLQMNGANAFGRIITEQMRAHSDPIVKKLGDYMAPMYQVEVKVSPEGAAEATSINAYYPKGMTVMLKTIPKSGKKFLGWYDGNGNKVGAPSRSNVKSPYIHTFVMGSASTQFTAVYEGGTAQKYTGDGAALTAFPTTTPKSLDDVTFVPFTPIEGSTQDTVKIDKDIKKFFDASTPDTAGIGWTQNEWTGFTGEGYYNLDNTNASFAAYKVKFPGAGYVTLAVRYANGGSSDRMFNAYLDHDYLVSAPPTGGWDKWDTAYVVMDAPQGEAELKIMSLTSDGAPNLDAFGFSIDGVCRVSEGCEAKDTTDTSTTVVATTSMPTALAQLNGNTLKINGTSNARIDVFDMRGHLVARKIAAGEVDLSNLVKANGLYRVIVRQGSAKFATTWAKVK; from the coding sequence ATGAAGATGTTTAATAAAATCTGGCAATCTGCCGTAATCGCATCGATGGTCGTCGCTCCGCTCACATGGTCGGCGGTGACCATCTACATGTGTGGCGACTCCACCATGCAGGACTGGAACGAAGGCTACTATCCCAAGCAGGGACAGGGGCAGGATTTCCATTTCTGGTTTGATCCGACCAAGGCGGCGGTTGTGAACCGCGGCCAAGGTGGCATGTCGCTCGGTGGCGGCGGTAAGGCCAAGGATGGCAGCACAGCTGTCGGTTATTATGACATGTTCTTCAAGAAGGGCTGTTCTGCCGGTAACTGCATTGCTGAAAAGCTTCAGGCGGGCGACTATGTCGTAATTCAGTTCGGTATTAACGACGTGAGCTACAGTACCGAAGATTTCTTTGCTTCGAACATGAAAAAGATGGTGAGCGATGTCCGCGCGAAGGGCGCGTACCCGATTATCATGAGCCCGATTCGCCGCCTGTATTACGATTCCCCGACGCAGATTCATAACAGCTACCGCGGTTATCCGGCGCTCAACAAGAGCCTCGCCGAAGAACTCAACGTGCCGTTTATCGACATGAGCGAGATGGTCGCGAACTACATGATTTCGGTGGGCGAGCAGTATGCGGCTCAGTTCATCTTCAACTATGCGACCAAGGCAGAATACAGCAATCTTGGCAGTGACCAGACGGACCAGGTGCACTTGCAGATGAACGGTGCGAACGCTTTCGGGCGCATTATTACCGAACAGATGCGCGCCCACAGTGACCCGATTGTGAAAAAACTCGGTGACTATATGGCACCCATGTACCAGGTCGAAGTCAAGGTGAGCCCCGAAGGTGCTGCTGAAGCGACTTCGATTAACGCCTATTACCCGAAGGGCATGACCGTGATGCTCAAGACTATTCCGAAGAGCGGCAAGAAGTTCTTGGGCTGGTACGACGGTAACGGCAACAAGGTGGGTGCCCCGAGCCGTTCGAACGTGAAGTCTCCTTACATTCATACGTTCGTGATGGGTAGTGCCTCGACGCAGTTCACGGCGGTTTACGAGGGCGGAACGGCGCAGAAATATACCGGCGATGGTGCTGCGTTAACCGCATTCCCGACCACGACCCCGAAGAGCCTTGACGATGTGACCTTTGTTCCGTTTACCCCGATTGAAGGCAGTACGCAGGATACGGTGAAAATTGACAAGGATATCAAGAAATTCTTTGATGCAAGCACTCCGGATACGGCAGGAATCGGCTGGACTCAGAACGAATGGACTGGCTTTACGGGCGAAGGCTATTACAATCTGGATAATACGAATGCCTCGTTTGCCGCATATAAGGTCAAGTTCCCAGGCGCAGGCTATGTGACGCTTGCGGTGCGCTATGCAAACGGCGGATCGTCGGATCGTATGTTCAATGCTTATTTGGACCATGATTACCTTGTGAGTGCACCGCCGACGGGTGGTTGGGACAAGTGGGATACCGCCTACGTGGTGATGGATGCTCCGCAAGGTGAAGCCGAACTCAAGATTATGTCGCTTACAAGCGATGGCGCTCCGAATCTAGATGCCTTCGGTTTCAGTATCGACGGCGTTTGCCGCGTAAGCGAAGGCTGTGAAGCAAAGGATACGACCGATACTTCGACAACGGTTGTTGCAACGACTTCGATGCCTACGGCGTTGGCACAGTTGAATGGCAATACCTTGAAAATCAATGGCACGAGTAACGCTCGTATCGATGTGTTTGATATGCGTGGTCACTTGGTGGCTCGTAAGATTGCTGCAGGTGAGGTAGATTTGTCGAATCTGGTGAAGGCTAATGGCCTGTATCGCGTCATTGTTCGCCAAGGTAGCGCCAAGTTTGCAACCACATGGGCAAAGGTGAAGTAA
- a CDS encoding T9SS type A sorting domain-containing protein, which yields MGIGLKTSTIFAGVALAFGLASPAFSANRQMENLSRGLAVTNTGKGVLVSWRLLGTDAPDVEFNLYRDGEKIASVGKTGGTNYLDAAGKTTSKYTVAAVVGGKEGAKQGVSVVLDKTVSNSGKSFPYKTIKLEVPAAQTMPDGEKCTYTPNDVSTADLDGDGEYELILKWDPSNAHDNSQTGYTGTVFIDAYKLDGTRLWRIDLGKNIRAGAHYTQFQVFDYDGDGKAEMIVKTADGTIDGTGKAIGDKSKDYRDASGTILKGPEYLTVFRGVDGAAISTVTYEPSRDINQHVKGKDAHGYWGDNYGNRCERYLAATGYLDGVHPSAIFARGYYSSSYVAAYDFDGKDLKLRWLHKSEYPGQGLYGEGNHSLQAVDLDGDGYDEIFFGAAALNHDGTLRYRTGLGHGDAHHIGDLDPDLPGLESWDVHEHKDAQYTEEMRANDGKIIWGTPQPSAEGVDNGRGMAADVDSEYRGYEMWSAKGGGMKTAKGKLIGTPAVSQNFRIYFDGDEYDELLDGAFVTKFNSSSKKSETYFDGPSALGVTGCNGTKNTPSLVADLFGDWREEMVVRSEKDPTLLYIVSTPVESKLRVYTLMHDATYRTAVASQNTAYNQPSHLGYYLPDMVKSLKQPSIFVVGEDPTPADTTPVVNSGKSELDASTPKDGKGWTQSENEGFLKNGYYNFDNALSSYGTWEIFSKTEAKTTLTVRFTNGGTTSRNMAVTVNGASAGTISFPSTDASWTTYSEAKIDVKIVAGVNTITFTSMTSDGGPNVDMFTFGIDGVELYDGTQKIDNPTALAVIPFKSGVSFNSSTGVLFTPKAGFAEVYFYDMSGAMRMGVSRNVNAGSTTISLDREMLPKGTYLVKVMLDGKAVSTKKFSKL from the coding sequence ATGGGTATTGGTTTAAAAACATCGACAATTTTTGCAGGAGTCGCGCTAGCGTTTGGGCTTGCTTCTCCGGCTTTTTCTGCTAACCGCCAGATGGAAAATCTTTCGCGCGGTCTTGCTGTCACGAACACGGGCAAGGGTGTGCTCGTGAGTTGGCGCCTTTTGGGTACTGACGCTCCGGACGTGGAGTTCAATCTCTACCGCGATGGTGAGAAAATTGCTTCCGTTGGTAAGACGGGTGGCACGAACTACCTGGACGCCGCCGGCAAGACAACTTCCAAATATACGGTCGCGGCGGTAGTTGGCGGCAAGGAAGGTGCCAAGCAGGGTGTTTCCGTGGTGCTCGACAAGACGGTCTCCAACAGCGGAAAGTCTTTCCCGTATAAGACTATTAAACTGGAAGTCCCCGCGGCACAGACAATGCCCGACGGCGAAAAATGCACGTACACTCCCAATGACGTGAGTACGGCCGACCTCGACGGCGACGGCGAATACGAACTGATTTTGAAGTGGGATCCGTCTAACGCTCACGACAACTCGCAGACGGGCTATACGGGTACGGTATTCATCGATGCCTACAAGCTCGACGGTACGCGCCTTTGGCGTATTGACCTCGGTAAGAATATTCGCGCGGGCGCACACTACACGCAGTTCCAGGTCTTTGATTACGATGGCGACGGCAAGGCCGAGATGATCGTGAAGACTGCCGACGGCACGATTGACGGTACGGGCAAGGCGATTGGCGACAAGTCAAAGGATTACCGCGACGCGAGTGGTACGATTCTTAAAGGCCCTGAATACCTGACTGTTTTCCGCGGTGTTGACGGTGCAGCGATTTCGACCGTTACGTACGAACCGAGCCGAGACATCAACCAGCACGTGAAGGGCAAGGATGCCCATGGCTACTGGGGCGATAACTACGGCAACCGCTGTGAACGCTACTTGGCTGCAACGGGTTATCTGGACGGAGTACACCCGAGTGCAATCTTTGCACGCGGTTATTATAGCTCATCTTATGTGGCCGCTTACGATTTTGACGGAAAAGATTTGAAACTCCGCTGGCTCCACAAGTCGGAATATCCGGGCCAGGGCCTGTACGGCGAAGGAAACCACAGCCTTCAGGCGGTGGACCTTGACGGTGACGGCTACGACGAAATCTTCTTCGGGGCAGCAGCCTTGAACCACGATGGAACGCTGCGTTACCGCACGGGCCTCGGTCATGGCGATGCCCATCACATCGGTGATCTGGATCCGGATCTTCCGGGTCTTGAATCCTGGGACGTGCACGAACACAAGGATGCCCAGTACACCGAAGAAATGCGCGCCAATGATGGCAAGATTATTTGGGGCACTCCGCAGCCATCTGCCGAAGGTGTCGATAATGGTCGTGGCATGGCTGCAGACGTTGATTCTGAATATCGTGGCTATGAAATGTGGTCTGCAAAGGGTGGTGGAATGAAGACTGCTAAGGGCAAACTCATTGGAACGCCTGCAGTGTCTCAGAACTTCCGCATTTATTTTGACGGCGATGAGTATGATGAACTCTTGGACGGCGCTTTTGTGACCAAGTTCAATTCTTCGTCAAAAAAATCTGAAACTTATTTCGATGGTCCATCTGCCCTCGGTGTTACCGGTTGCAATGGCACCAAGAATACGCCGAGCCTTGTGGCCGACCTCTTTGGCGACTGGCGCGAAGAAATGGTAGTGCGTAGCGAAAAGGATCCGACGTTGCTGTACATCGTTTCGACCCCGGTAGAAAGCAAACTTCGAGTCTACACGCTGATGCACGATGCCACCTACCGCACGGCGGTTGCGTCTCAAAATACGGCCTATAACCAGCCGTCGCACCTGGGCTACTACTTGCCCGACATGGTAAAGTCGCTCAAGCAGCCGAGCATCTTCGTAGTGGGCGAGGACCCGACTCCTGCCGACACAACCCCGGTGGTGAACAGCGGCAAGTCCGAACTGGATGCCTCTACCCCGAAGGATGGCAAGGGCTGGACTCAGAGCGAAAACGAAGGCTTCCTCAAGAACGGCTACTATAACTTTGACAATGCGCTTTCGAGCTACGGCACTTGGGAAATCTTCTCGAAGACCGAGGCGAAGACGACGCTTACGGTGCGCTTCACGAACGGTGGGACTACCTCCCGCAATATGGCGGTTACCGTAAATGGCGCTTCTGCCGGCACGATTAGCTTCCCCTCGACAGATGCCTCCTGGACGACTTATTCCGAGGCGAAGATCGATGTGAAGATTGTCGCTGGCGTGAACACGATTACGTTTACCTCGATGACGAGTGATGGCGGCCCGAACGTCGATATGTTCACCTTCGGTATCGATGGTGTAGAACTCTATGATGGTACGCAGAAGATTGATAATCCGACGGCACTTGCGGTAATTCCGTTCAAGAGCGGTGTCTCCTTCAATTCTTCTACGGGCGTGCTCTTTACGCCCAAGGCTGGCTTTGCGGAAGTCTACTTCTACGATATGTCCGGTGCAATGCGCATGGGGGTGTCGCGGAACGTGAATGCAGGCTCTACGACGATTTCGCTTGATCGCGAAATGCTTCCGAAGGGAACTTATCTCGTTAAGGTAATGCTTGACGGAAAGGCTGTTTCGACGAAGAAATTCTCGAAGCTATAA
- a CDS encoding NAD-dependent epimerase/dehydratase family protein, whose product MNASLKFDDNSITVAVVGCGGFIGSHLLQAIFERTRWRVFGVDLESYRIQEHLTNPRFEFLCADLADSAVVERIAQYPVVVNLAAICTPGRYMAEAAEVIRSNYDHPRALADACAKSGSWLIHFSTSEIYGKTAAASGALLEDESEIVLGPVSASRWSYATAKLLTERYMAGLADLNWTVVRPFNFVGPFMDFMPGVDGDGIPRVLANFSTALVRGETLKLVNGGLAKRCFTSVHDAIDFIFSLFAHANAGIGQAFNVGNADNEVSIAELAQLMRSVFAAVKGVPENDVPGVETVSGEAYYGKGYDDSLRRLPSVAKAENLLGFKAKIPLQAALEESLSWFVGHYAL is encoded by the coding sequence TTGAACGCCTCGTTAAAATTTGACGACAATTCGATCACCGTAGCCGTTGTGGGCTGCGGTGGTTTTATTGGTAGTCACTTATTGCAGGCGATTTTTGAACGCACCCGTTGGCGTGTCTTTGGCGTAGATTTGGAATCTTATCGCATTCAGGAACACTTGACGAATCCGCGTTTTGAATTCCTGTGTGCAGACCTTGCCGATTCAGCGGTGGTTGAGCGGATTGCGCAGTATCCCGTGGTGGTGAACTTGGCGGCCATCTGTACGCCTGGCCGTTACATGGCCGAGGCGGCCGAAGTCATTCGCAGCAATTATGACCACCCGCGAGCCTTGGCAGATGCTTGCGCCAAGAGCGGCAGCTGGCTGATTCATTTTTCAACTTCTGAAATTTACGGCAAGACGGCGGCGGCTTCGGGAGCACTTCTCGAAGATGAATCTGAAATTGTACTTGGACCTGTTTCGGCAAGCCGCTGGAGCTACGCGACGGCAAAACTCTTGACGGAACGCTATATGGCGGGACTTGCCGACTTGAATTGGACTGTGGTTCGCCCCTTCAATTTCGTTGGCCCCTTTATGGACTTTATGCCGGGTGTCGACGGCGACGGAATTCCGCGCGTGCTTGCGAATTTTTCGACGGCCTTGGTCCGTGGCGAAACCCTTAAGCTTGTAAATGGCGGCTTGGCCAAGCGTTGCTTTACTTCGGTACACGATGCCATAGATTTTATTTTTAGCCTGTTCGCTCATGCAAACGCTGGCATCGGTCAGGCGTTTAATGTGGGCAATGCGGACAACGAAGTCTCGATTGCAGAGCTTGCTCAGCTGATGCGTTCTGTTTTTGCTGCGGTCAAGGGTGTGCCTGAAAACGATGTGCCCGGTGTTGAAACTGTTTCGGGCGAAGCTTATTACGGCAAGGGCTACGATGATTCCTTGCGTCGGCTTCCGTCGGTGGCAAAGGCCGAAAACCTGTTGGGCTTCAAGGCGAAAATCCCGCTCCAGGCAGCCCTCGAAGAATCTCTGAGCTGGTTCGTTGGACACTATGCCCTCTGA
- a CDS encoding GDSL-type esterase/lipase family protein, which yields MKGLLKFFVAAAIFTGVAVSDSTSFAIYVVGDSTVCTYKDNAYPQTGWGQVLGYFFDASRVKVNNYAIGGRSSRTFIEEGRLDEVKGKLQTGDYLFVQFGHNDRDYSKEARYVPPADFPGYIQKYVDAAKAKGANVILISPMNLNGSRNVFSTGDKNYDARGMMQTVAKNNKVPFVDLNMKSYNTYNTTYKNMPDYVTRYLYKSLQAGEYPNYPDGVNDGTTHFQEMGSMGHAQMICEELEDNLKNNSNLSAEAKTALTTLVSAIKKRYTIKVQTNLSNYSGLITQTQYFPAGSPMTLRVTPNGQTFEKWVDDDCNEISKNMIYYGFKTKARNITYTAMFKGGSECKKIAHDDEDVGGDNPTSSSSEGPESSSSIDPKLCFDGTADAAWPSPIDMSNPEIADGLTESNHEGYTGQGFFNIENSAYSTATYKLTSDQSASNARVMIRYSFQGNSNRDMKFTIDNGIYDVAFPSTGSWDKWDTAYIEDVWVDALDFKMKIASTTSDGGPNIDMIAFDMKGVYRTGCKPAKVENDVESSSSGTTIVDVRSLAHGVTFDARNMSVTTQGGLMEVQLMDAMGKTLKREVRNVAAGSVSLLSDVAKLPKGRYFLRISLNGRLALLQPFVY from the coding sequence ATGAAAGGGCTTTTGAAATTCTTTGTTGCAGCGGCCATTTTTACCGGCGTTGCTGTGAGCGATTCCACGAGCTTCGCTATTTATGTGGTGGGGGATTCTACGGTTTGCACTTATAAGGATAACGCTTACCCGCAAACGGGTTGGGGCCAGGTCCTTGGTTATTTCTTCGATGCCTCCCGCGTGAAGGTGAACAATTACGCCATCGGCGGGCGCAGTTCTAGAACGTTCATTGAAGAAGGCCGCTTGGACGAAGTCAAGGGCAAACTCCAAACAGGCGATTATCTCTTTGTGCAGTTCGGTCACAATGACCGCGACTACAGCAAGGAAGCTCGCTATGTTCCGCCCGCAGATTTCCCGGGATATATCCAGAAGTATGTGGATGCCGCTAAGGCAAAAGGCGCTAATGTCATCTTGATTTCGCCGATGAACTTGAACGGTAGCCGTAACGTGTTTTCCACCGGCGACAAGAACTACGATGCTCGCGGCATGATGCAGACGGTGGCGAAGAACAACAAGGTTCCGTTTGTAGATTTGAACATGAAGTCGTACAATACCTACAATACGACTTACAAGAACATGCCGGATTATGTGACGCGTTATTTGTACAAGTCGCTGCAGGCAGGTGAATATCCGAATTACCCTGATGGTGTGAACGACGGTACCACGCATTTCCAGGAAATGGGCTCCATGGGCCATGCCCAGATGATTTGCGAGGAACTTGAAGATAACCTCAAAAACAATTCGAATCTCTCTGCCGAAGCAAAGACTGCGCTCACGACGCTTGTTTCTGCCATCAAGAAACGCTATACCATTAAGGTGCAGACCAACCTTTCGAACTACAGCGGCCTCATCACGCAGACGCAGTATTTCCCGGCGGGTTCCCCGATGACGCTCCGCGTGACTCCGAACGGTCAGACCTTTGAGAAATGGGTCGATGACGACTGTAACGAAATCTCGAAGAACATGATTTATTACGGCTTCAAGACCAAGGCTCGCAACATCACTTATACGGCGATGTTCAAGGGCGGTTCTGAATGCAAGAAGATTGCGCATGATGACGAAGACGTAGGCGGAGATAATCCGACATCTTCTAGCTCCGAGGGTCCGGAATCGTCTAGTTCCATTGATCCGAAGCTTTGCTTTGACGGTACCGCCGACGCGGCTTGGCCTTCTCCGATCGATATGTCGAACCCTGAAATTGCAGATGGCTTGACGGAATCGAACCACGAAGGCTATACGGGTCAGGGCTTCTTCAATATTGAAAATAGTGCCTATAGTACTGCGACTTACAAGCTGACTTCTGACCAGTCGGCCTCCAATGCCCGCGTCATGATCCGCTATTCGTTCCAGGGTAATTCTAACCGTGACATGAAATTCACGATCGATAATGGAATCTACGACGTAGCATTCCCCTCGACGGGTAGCTGGGACAAGTGGGATACCGCCTACATAGAAGATGTCTGGGTGGATGCTCTTGACTTTAAGATGAAGATTGCCTCGACGACAAGTGACGGCGGCCCGAATATCGATATGATTGCCTTTGACATGAAGGGCGTGTACCGCACCGGTTGTAAGCCGGCCAAGGTTGAAAACGATGTGGAATCGTCTTCGAGCGGGACGACAATTGTGGATGTTCGTTCGCTTGCTCATGGGGTAACTTTTGATGCTCGAAACATGAGCGTAACGACTCAGGGTGGCTTAATGGAAGTCCAGTTGATGGATGCTATGGGTAAAACCTTGAAACGTGAAGTTCGAAATGTGGCTGCAGGCTCGGTTTCGCTGCTTTCGGATGTTGCAAAACTCCCTAAAGGTCGCTATTTCTTGAGAATTTCGCTAAATGGACGACTTGCGTTACTGCAACCTTTTGTATATTAA